The following are encoded together in the Capsulimonas corticalis genome:
- a CDS encoding PAS domain S-box protein: protein MRFQTFPINEQIGLEASLDYLETLLAHDSTGFAFLDRDLRFIRVSDQMCAIQDRPADAFLGRSAMDVIHVDQWPRRKAILDKALAGEATLDARLAPISEPMMDTRRHVLASYYPVTSSESVIGVAVTIRDITDQILAETKIKQQALAFENTSDALLITDLAGRILHVNEAFIHLIGYSREESVGLTTDLLHHPVGSDVLVADILAGLERDGRWSGNVPLIHKDGSVRHSETTIAALLDEDGVLIGAINACRDVTSRIRNSEILRETQARKDAILDAALDAIITIDQQELVVEWNPAAEQTFGWSRNEALGQPLSSLIIPERLRGAHERGIEKYLKTGEGPALFQRIEVPALRRDGTEFAAELTALPINLEGRSLFTAFVRDISDRKQAEAALEAAVARQKTLLRDVLVSVTEGKLHLLDNETQLPAPLTPVGETIVLTADDGLRELRAISLEAARAAGRVSERQYDLMTAASEAGMNAVVHAGGGSAGIGVGADGAIQIRVMDHGTGIALEDLPQATLSRGFSTKATLGHGLKMMLETIDRLYLLTGPGGTTVVLEQYAERPIPRWLTL from the coding sequence GTGCGGTTTCAGACGTTCCCTATCAATGAACAGATCGGGCTGGAGGCGTCTTTGGATTATCTGGAGACGCTGCTTGCGCACGACTCGACAGGATTCGCATTCCTCGATCGCGACCTGCGCTTCATCCGCGTCAGCGACCAGATGTGCGCGATCCAGGATCGGCCGGCGGACGCGTTTCTCGGGCGCTCCGCGATGGACGTCATCCATGTGGATCAGTGGCCCAGGCGCAAGGCCATACTGGACAAAGCGCTGGCTGGCGAGGCGACGCTGGACGCGCGCCTCGCTCCGATCTCCGAACCGATGATGGATACCCGCCGTCATGTGCTCGCCTCATACTATCCCGTCACCTCTTCCGAAAGCGTCATCGGAGTCGCCGTGACGATCCGCGATATCACCGACCAGATCCTTGCGGAGACGAAGATCAAGCAGCAGGCCCTCGCTTTCGAGAACACATCCGACGCGCTGCTGATCACCGATCTCGCCGGACGGATCCTTCACGTCAACGAAGCTTTTATCCATCTGATCGGATATTCGCGCGAGGAATCCGTGGGGCTGACGACCGATTTGCTGCACCATCCCGTCGGAAGCGATGTCCTCGTGGCGGACATTCTTGCCGGTCTCGAACGCGATGGGCGCTGGTCGGGCAACGTGCCGCTGATCCACAAAGACGGGTCGGTCCGCCATTCGGAAACGACTATCGCGGCGCTATTGGACGAAGACGGCGTGTTGATCGGAGCGATCAACGCCTGCCGGGACGTCACCAGCCGAATCCGCAATTCGGAGATCCTGCGTGAGACACAGGCGCGCAAGGACGCGATTCTGGACGCGGCGCTGGACGCCATTATCACGATCGATCAGCAGGAATTAGTGGTGGAGTGGAATCCCGCCGCCGAACAGACTTTTGGCTGGTCTCGGAATGAAGCGCTTGGGCAGCCCCTTTCGTCCCTCATTATCCCGGAGCGCCTGCGCGGCGCGCATGAGCGCGGCATCGAGAAATATCTAAAAACGGGCGAAGGGCCGGCGCTGTTCCAGCGAATCGAAGTCCCGGCGCTGCGCCGGGATGGAACGGAGTTCGCCGCCGAGCTAACCGCGCTCCCCATCAACCTCGAAGGCCGTTCGCTCTTCACGGCGTTCGTACGCGATATCTCAGACCGGAAGCAGGCGGAGGCGGCGCTGGAAGCTGCGGTGGCGCGTCAGAAGACGCTCCTGCGCGACGTCTTAGTCAGTGTCACCGAAGGCAAGCTGCATCTTCTGGACAATGAGACACAGCTGCCGGCGCCGCTCACGCCGGTTGGCGAGACGATCGTTCTGACCGCCGACGACGGACTGCGGGAGCTGCGCGCGATCTCGCTGGAGGCGGCGCGCGCCGCCGGCCGCGTGTCCGAGCGGCAATACGACTTGATGACGGCGGCGAGCGAGGCGGGCATGAACGCCGTGGTGCACGCCGGCGGCGGGTCGGCCGGGATCGGTGTGGGCGCCGACGGCGCCATTCAGATCCGCGTGATGGACCATGGAACGGGAATCGCGCTGGAGGATCTTCCGCAGGCGACGCTTTCACGCGGCTTCAGCACGAAGGCGACGCTCGGGCATGGACTCAAAATGATGCTCGAAACCATCGATCGATTGTATCTTCTGACCGGCCCCGGCGGCACCACCGTTGTCCTTGAGCAGTACGCGGAACGCCCTATTCCCCGCTGGCTGACCCTCTAA